From the Malaclemys terrapin pileata isolate rMalTer1 chromosome 11, rMalTer1.hap1, whole genome shotgun sequence genome, the window aggtcccttccagttctatgattctctgtGATCACAGAGGTGAATGATGGGGAATATATTCATTTATTTCCTCTACTTGAATTAAACACTTTCAACCAAGGAGGCAATGCCACTTTGCAAACAAGCTTACAGTAAATGCACTTTGTGAGAGAGGTTTATATTTCATTCCTGAAAATATAATACAGTATGTTGTTCATTCTCTGTAATCTGAACTATAGCAGGTGGGGAGGAGTGGAGTTTGGAGTGGATCACTGCGCATGGATGATGGGGGTGTGTAGATGTGTTTGTGGTGTAGGTCACTGTGTGTGGATGATACAGTATGTAGGTGTGTCTGTGGTGTGGGTCGCTGTGTGCGGATGatggggtgtgtgtatggggaggtcCTGTGGTGtaggttagggttgccaattttggttggacatattcctggagatttcgtCACaagataatctttaattaaaggttaatctttaattcccggagactccaggacaatcctggagggttgacaaCCCTTGTGTGGGTTGCTGTGTGAGGATAGGGTGGCCAACCCTccaagattgtcctggagtctcaaggaattcatctttaattaaagattatgtcatgtgatgaaatctccaggaatacgtccagccaaaattggcaaccctatgcggGCagggggcggctccaggcaccagcgcaccaagcgcgtgcctgaggCGACAAGCTGCAGGGGACGGcgtgccggtcactgtgagggtggcagtcaggctgccttcgggaggtccaccggtcctgcggtttcggcggcaattcggcggcgggtacaccaaAGGCActggaccagcggacctcccgcaggcatgccgctgaaaccATGTTACCAGCGGACTTCCCGAAGGCTGCTTGACtactgtgcttggggcggcaaaatacatagagctgcccctgtatGCAAGGATGATGCTGTGTGTGCTGTGGGTCGCTGTGCGTGATGAGGTGTATGTAGGTATATCACTGTGCATGGATGATGGGGTGTGTGTAGCCGTGTCTGTGTGTGGATCGCTGTGTGTGGAGGAGGGTGTGTAGAGGTGTTTCCGTGTGGTGGGTCACCGTGCGTGGAGGCAGGGGGGGATGTAGGTGTGTCTGTGGTGTGGATCGCGGTGTGTCTGTGGTGTGGGTCGCTGTATGTGGAGGGTGTGTctatggtagggtgaccagatgtcccgattttatagggacagtcctgctaTTTGgagctttgttttatataggcacctattaccccccaccccgtcccgatttttcatacttgctgtctggtcaccctagtctatgGTGTGGATCACTGTGCATGGATGATAGGGTGTGTATAGGTGTGTCTATATTGTGGGTTGCTGTGCATGGACACTGTAGGTGTGTCAGTGGTGTGGATGGCTGTGCGTGGATGATAGGGTGTGTCTAGGTGTGTCTGTAGTGTGAGTCACTGTGCATGGAGGGTGTGTGAGTGTAGGTGTGTCTGTGATGTGGGTCACTGTGTGTGGATGATAGGTGTGTCTGTAGTGTGGGTCGCTGTGCATGGAGGGTGTGTGAGTGTAGGTGTGTCAGTGGTGTGGGTCGCTGTGCACAGATGAGGCAGTGTGTATATCCATGATCTGGGGGGTGTTGCTGTGTGCATGTATAGCCGTACATACCCCTTCCCCCAGAATCTGTACTGAAAACTGTATCTTAGTCACCGGTTCACTGAGATTTCCTATGGGTGTGGATCCCATACACGGGGAGAGGGGTGAGCACGTGTCCCATAGGTGGGATCCACACGGtacctgcaccagccctggggaGAAACTGCCCAACTGCCCTTCCCTTGGCAGCACCTCTCCGGGCAGAGGGAGGCGGAGGAGCCCATCCTCCCCCCGTCACCCCACTGTGAGCTCGCCCAGCCCCGGGCAGGGAGCGCGGCAGGGCCGGGCCTGGCAGCCCCCAGAGAAGGGCGGCACGTGCCTGCCGCTGAGCCTCCCCGCCGCGCACGCGCAGTTCCCCGAGCGCAGTATCTCCTCCTGGCCGCTAGAGGCCGCTGCGGGCCGCGCGAGCGGGGGAAGCGGTTCCGGGGCGCCCCGGCGGCTCTGTGCCCGGCCGATGCCCACGTGCGGCGGCGCTGCCGGACTCAGCGATCGGCGCGGGATGGCGGCGGCGGCCGGGAACCTGCCCATGCGGCTGCTCCGCAGGAAGATCCACAAGCGCAACCTCAAGCTGCGGCAGCGCAACCTGGCGCTACAGGGAGCCGGGCCGCCAGGtaccgagccgggccgggccggggggcgagGCCGGGCCGCCAGGtaccgagccgggccgggccgggggggcgaGGCCGGGCCGCCAGGtaccgagccgggccgggccgggggggcgaGGCCGGGCCGCCAGGtaccgagccgggccgggccggggggcgagGCCGGGCCGCCAGGtaccgagccgggccgggccgggggggcgaGGCCGGGCCGCCAGGtaccgagccgggccgggccgggggggcgaGGCCGGGCCGCCAGCTGCCGGGCCGGGCCTACTCCCGGAGAGCGCTTTGGGTGGCAGGAGCTGTCCcactcggggtgtgtgtgggggggtgtctctggaggCCCGGCCCGGCCTCCCACGCAAAGCGCCCGGGGTACCTAGCCGAACGCGCAGCGGCCGAGCCAGGAGCGCCGGGCCCAGGGCAGAGCTCGGGCGGTCCCTGGGCTCTGCCCCGTTTCTCTGCCTAGAGCTCTCGGGGGCCCACGGGAACGCGTGGGGGGCGATATTGTAACTGTAGAACCGGCCCGAGCTCATTATTTGGTGGTTGTGGTAAACGGCAGCGCGGATCCAGGAACAGTTGTGTCCCTGGCCTCGCCTTTTCAAACGTGGCCCCTCCTGGCTAGCACTAGTGATTATGAATGTCCTGCGGAAACACCACCAGCCTCCTTTTCAGGGGTGCGGAGCAGGTCCCCTTGAAGTCATTTGGAGTTGTGTGTGCTCAGCTCCTCGGGAAATGAGGCCCTGATGCTCTCATGTGGGACAGTCAAGAACGGAAGCTCTCTccatcagtggccacttttgaaaatggaggtGGTGTTGCAGAGCTAGTTGTCACTGGACTACAAGCTGAAACAGCGACACCAGGTTCTAAACCAGAGAGAACTTTGAACTCGGTCTTCCATGGGTTTAATAAAGCACCTGCCCAACTAGTAATCGCACCATCCTGGAATTGTGAATGGTCAGAGCTTCTGGAATTCTGCAGCTCCTAGTGTATTCTCAGGCATCAAACTACTGACTGTTGTTAATACTATGCATATTACCGCAGAGTTCCAGGTGCTGTGATATTAGCTAGTGACTAATACCATTTCTCTGAACAATTCCAGTATTTTGATTAAACTGTaaatgtttgggatttttttttaaatttccttcctCTTTTCTATTTTGGATTCTTCTTCTAGCAGAGGCAAGATCTGTGGATCCGTCTGAGGAAACTACGCACAATGTCATTGCTGAAGAATCAGTGGAGGAGCTTAAAGTGAAGAATGTAAAACAACCTCAACTAATAGCTAACGGTGAAGTAGCTGCAGAAGCAAAACATTCTGagtcgaagaagaagaagaaaaaaaggcaaatgatTAACACAGAAGAGGGTATGTCCTCTTCAGTCTTACTTAAAATGTTATCCTCTGAGTTCCACCCTAAGCTGGCAGTAGTGTCTTTGAATAGGCCTACAAAACTCCACTAGTATAACCAACTTCTGCCAGCATTGATCTTGCAGCTATTCCTACGGCTGTCCTGGGAATTTTTGGAAAGTTTAGTGTGATGATTCCTAGGGGTTATATCCAGATGTGACCAATTTTATGTAAACCATATGCTAGAAGACTTCTAGGTACCCCATCTCTCTGTTGCAAGAAGAGTGTTACCCAAAGGTTTGTGATGAATCTCTGAATACTTCACTGTTTAAGAAAGTTTTGAAGGGACAGGTATCTAAATAAACTGTATATGGGCATATGCCTTAGAATtcatcataatacaaataaaatcctAACACATGTAGTTGTAAATGTTAATTAGTCATCACAGGCCCCTCTGTGAAGTAAGATATTAAGCACTTAAATTTGAAATGTATGGAAAGTAAGGAAAAGAGGTCAAGTAGTGTGACAAAGTGGTTAACTTTGTCTAATCTGGGATCAGAACACAGGGATCTTTTAGTGTCCtatgctttgtctacactgcctctcccaccactgagctatcccttactGTAAACAGAGGTCATACTGGTGAGGTAGTAGGCTGTACCTTCAATACTACAGTTGGCTGGAAGAAAGCTTGCATAGGGACAATAAGGATAGCACTGAACCTGTCCTGAAAACTGGTCTGATGTCTTCTAACGCTTTGTCTACTCTGAGTTAAGGGTGTGATTCCCTTGCTCATGTATACATACATGCAGTAGCGCcatgagagctagtgcaagtgtaaatagcagtgtagccatggtagcacaggtACTGGAGACGTGACTAGGCTGTGCCAAGTATATACCCACTGGTTTCAGCTCAGCTAAGTTACTGTGAATACACAACTGTTTATACTTTTGCTAGCTCTTATTGAGCTACCAGGAGCATGTGTacgtgagcaggggaatcacacccctagctcatagtgttaGACATAACCTTAAAAAAGTCATGATTTTCACAGAACCCACATCAGCTTGAATAACTCATGATCTTTGCTACTGATTTGCCCCCTGAATTTACAACTTAAGTCATCTGTTTCCTATTTTCAAGGCTACAAGTGTTAATTATTTGCAAGGGCAAAGTGCTATGAGGTTCTCAGATGAATAGAACTGCAAAGTAATACTACTCGGAGAAACTGAATATCATAAATATGTTCCTGACCGCAAATGCTACTATAACAGAATATTTTCTCAGGTTAGTTGGTGAAGCCCCACCACatgacacatttaaaaaaaaaaaaatcaagctggaCAAAGCATTAGAAAATATACTTAAGAATTGCACTGAAAGGCCTAATAATTTTCTCTCACCCTACAAAACTCACGCAACAGACTTTGATGAATGATACCTATGGATACACTAGAAAGCTTAgagcggtgcagctgcatcactATAAACTCTGTAGTGGAGCTGCTCTAAGCTGGCGGGAGAGAGCTGTCCTGTCAACTTTTAATTAATTAACCCCCAACGAGCAGCTGTCCctgtgtcagcgggagaagcccacccgccgacatagcactgtccacgaaggcgcttaggtcagtgtaatttaGGTCACTCAGTGGCTTATTCCCACCCCGGAGCGACATGAGCTATACCAACATAAGTagtagtgtaggcatagcctcaATGTTTTTGCATCTCATATATGTAGTATTTATAAGTAAAGatttcaaacacaaattatttttaaatgaaaatgactCATTTATTCTAGCTGCCCTATCATTTAAGGGAATGAATCAAAGTAATCATTGAGCTTAAAAATGTAGATGTATATTAATAGCTAGTGATTTACATATTGTAACAGACATGTTTTTCCTCTAAATGAGAGAACTATACTCTAATGCATATTAAAGAGTTATCAGTCTACTTGTTGAACAGGGATTCTGCTTTTTCATCTATTCTTAAATAGAGAAAACGTTTTACGTTACATACTCCTCATACAGAtgttaaaatatttcagtatttccTGTTAAGAAGTGGAACTTTGCTCTGTAGTTGATTTCCAGAGTTAACTGTGTACCTCATGTCTTTCTGTTCAGGAGCACCTCTTCCCAACCTTTTGTAGCACATTTACAACGAGTGTACAGTTAATGTAAACTAATATTTATGTCCTATAGCTATTGCTAAGCTTATGCACTTGCCTGCTTTGCAAAGGAAAGGAAGTAActttaaactttgttttaaatttttttttctctccttggtTGGGAACACACCTTCTGAATATGAACTGATGCAGTGTTGCCTGCCCTAGCTTGTGGGATGActtcctgaaacaattttttttctccctgtggGTAGATACAAAGCATGAACTAAAATGAAATTCCTGCTATATTGAAATGTGCATGAGTGATTTACGTACTGGGGGAATAAATATCCcattatctctcttttttttattataatgattGCAAAGAATATATCTAAGTGTGACTTGTTTGGTATGTTCGTTCtctcaaaaaataaattaattgcagGTACAGAAACTAAAAAAGCAAAGACTGAAGAACAAGCGTCTGCAGACATGGAAGATGCAAAAGATAGTAAGGATCCTGAAGTGGAAGAAAATAATGAGGATCCTGAAGAGATAGAAGTAATGGATGAAGATGCCGAAGAGCCCAGTTTACCTCTTGGTGTAACAGGTAACTTGTGTCAGAATTTCCAtatctctgtttttctttttgcctaGAGCCAGAACGCAAGTTCTGAAACTCTTTAAGTAcctaagtttgaaaaaaaaattacttactcTAAAGTTAGGTATCTGACTCTAAACAGCCAAATTTGAAAGTTTTTGCAGTAGGTTTTTCTTGTTAACGTTTGGCAAATATCTGATTCTTCTAAGTTGAATGTTAATTTTCATTTGTGAGGGCCTGCTCTTTAAGAGGTTTTTATGTCACGTTTGATTTGTCTTAGTTCCCCTGGTTTTCCTTTTCTTATTAACTTAATGATGAAGTGGTACTAATCTGCATAAGACAAAACTGCTTGTAGTAATCAGATACAGTAACTTGAAACTTAACTTGTTAATTCCTAGATCAATTTAGCCAAGTAGCCAATGAGGGTGGGCAGGTTTTGAAGAAACAAGGTTGAGATGATTGATGAACTGTTTCTCTTCAGGTGCTTTTGAAGACACCTCATTTGCTTCACTGTCTGATCTAGTCAGCGAGAACACGCTGAAAGGAATAACTGATATGGGCTTTACACACATGACAGAAATTCAACATAAAAGTATTAAACCCCTTCTGGAAGGCAGGTAGGAAagagatttgttgttgttgttgtttttttaataaaggagCATGTGTAATTAAAATTCCACCTCAGTTTTGTCTCCATGTGAAATGTAAACACCTTAAAAGTATTGGGATTGCAATTCCACCCTCGTACACAGCCTTGCTTAGTGACATCTCTGCAACTGCATTAATGAAAAATTCGAATAGAAATGCTCTGAAAGAATGAGGATTTCTGGTCACACATGAAACTATTGAATACTTTTGCAATTTAGTATATATTAGTCCCTAATATTTATAGATTATGTTCTCATTTATTTGTCTATTTAGTCACTTTAATAATTGATGCCCTGCATGACCACTACAGGTTCAGGGACCCGTCCCTGCCCCGCCCAAggttttacaaataaataatattgaaCATGTTATTTATATGGTATTTCCATCTTGTGCATGAGTTTatatatgttttgtttcattgtgtgtgtatattttatataaaaataaaggtttttaaaagtatTGGGATACAACCTATTTGGATTGTATGAGTTATGTtgtaatatttttttagaaaagtcGTGGTTTTTTTAGTGCTCATGTGTTCTAAGTACTTTATATATGGTCCCCCGTTACCCAAGTACTAGTGTCTTCCACATATTTACGATACTTCCACATAATTCCCAAGTAGaattaatttttcatttgcttGCTTTCTTCCCAGCCTTCTGGAGAAAGTTTGTTTGGTTGATAGGcttatttgtttactttgtgtgaGTGTCCATGTTGTGCTTGTATGGTTTGTGTGAAGAAATTGAGGGGAAAGCTCAGTAGTAATTAGTTTTACATTTCGTTTTGAAAGTGGGGAGGTGAGTGAGTTCCATAGCCTAAGTCAGGCTTTCTCAAACGGGTCGCCGCTTGCGTAGGGAAAGCCCCGGcgggccggaccggtttgtttacctgccccgtccgcaggtccggccgatccaatgggagctggtggaagcggcgtgggcccattggcccggagcagcgatcggccggacctgcggacggggcaggtaaacaaaccggcccggcccgccaggggctttccctacacaagcagtgacccctgtttgagaaaccctggtgtAAGTCCTACACCTGTTAAAGTTCCATCTCTTGTTCCCATCGAACATAACTAGTGGAATGTCAGTcacggggggagagagagagtctgtaaGCCAATCCCATAGCAAGTTCTGACTGCTCTGGTGACCAAAGTTCTCTGCCTTGATTGGATGGTTCCAGTCACAGTTGGCCAGGGTGGTTTTTGAATGGCTAAACACTTACCATTATCAAACCTTTGAGCTGTTAATTTTTTCTCTACAAAAGTAACTAAAATTTTAAATGTTGCTGACAatgaaaaactaaatattttcttcCTAATTATGACACCTACAGAGATATTCTAGCAGCTGCAAAAACGGGCAGTGGCAAAACACTTGCATTCCTCATTCCTGCCATAGAGCTCATCTACAAGTTAAGATTCATGCCTAGGAATGGTAAGGCTCTCTCTGTGCTTCTCAATTAAGTTGAAGTTATTCTtaaggagagagggaaggattaCTTGGTTTAATTTTTGCTGAAATGAGCAACTTCTTTTTTAGGAACGGGTGTTCTGATTCTTTCACCTACTCGAGAGCTTGCCATGCAGACTTAtggagttctgaaagaactgaTGACTCATCATGTTCACACCTATGGCCTGATAATGGGAGGCAGTAATCGATCAGCTGAGGCACAGAAACTTGCAAATGGGATCAACATTATAGTGGCAACACCAGGTAGACTTCTGGACCACATGCAGGTAGGTAAAATATCAGGTAGCCTTatgtatttacaaaacaaaacaaaaaatcccacctCTATGTAGATTCTCTGGCTGACTTTGTGTTCATTAAAATCTTGTAGAACACCCCCGGGTTTATGTTCAAGAACCTGCAGTGTCTGGTAATTGATGAAGCCGATCGCATCCTAGAGGTTGGGTTTGAGGAAGAAATGAAACAGATCATAAAACTTCTGCCAAGTAAGTAAAAATCTGTGTCATTCCTAGAAATCATGTTACCTTCTGAGCAGCATGTTGGTCAAGGAAGGAGAGAACTAGGAGAAAAGGCTTCGGGTATAGTAGTTTTAGTATTGGAACGATTGTCCTACACTGTCTAATgcttgttcacacacacacacacacacacacacacataaccgTCTTAATTCAGTAGTCAGCAGAAACTTGTTATATTTTACCATCTATAGATAGGTCAACTCACCACTGGAGCACCCCCTTATGGCTGGATGTGGGCTAGCAGGCTTTCCTcatacagcaccccctgctgacagTCTTTTTTTGCCTGCAGTGCTCTGCTTCTTTTTGCAACTCAAACTTCTGATCAGGTCATATTTAGTCCCATCCCATCAGGGATGATAAAAGTCCAGCAAAAATGAATGTCTGATCCCTCCATCCAGTCCGCCACCCTCAATTCTGGGTCCAGTGGTCCATACATCTTTTTCTCAGGGCTCCCATTAGTCCATATCTCATTTTCAGAGCTTTACACCACCTTACCGgtggctggtagggaaacccagCCTCTCTCGCAACACTGGGTTCCAATCTAGGGACCCTAGGACAGGCAGTCAAGGTTCACTCCACCATACTCCTTGCTGTCTcctccctggacttcttcctactAAGCCCTACTGTGGACTTTCTCCTCACCTTACAAAATGCTTCCTATTTCCTACAAGTCTTGTCACTCCCTACTATCAGGACAGAGACAGCAGCATTTCTCCCTGCAGTCCCCTTCTGCTCcaaacttcctctctttatagAACCCAGCTGGTTTAATAATTAATTAAGGTTGACCCATCCCCCTTGTGTAACCAGGTGGGTTAATTGGACTCAGAACCACATTAACCCTTTCATCACCTGTGTGGGGTAGGCACTCCATCAGACCATCATTTATCTGAAGGACAGGCTTTTCCTGGGCACCTTAAAGAAATAATATAGCCCATAGAAGTTAACATAAGAGGTGTCTTTCATTTTTATCTAGGGCATCTTTCTGCCAATGCAGGCTTGTTCTCTACCATACAGTATTTTCTGACACAGTTTAAATGTCGCATGCTAAAAGGTTTCCATCCCTTCACTTGGGAGTCTCCTACACATATTCAGAGACTATACTTCAGGAAGTTTATCCTGATCcttacctgattttttttctttcccttttctaaatttcatcctattactcctTGTATTGCTCTTTTATAGCAGGCAGTCTTTCTCTGAACCACTGAAGAACTCTTTCATCTTAGAAACAGAGGAAAACATGCAACAAGTGCATTGTAGTAAATATGCAGTCTGATTTATTTAAGAGTAGTAGCAACTTAATATGCAGTATGTAAAACCAAACAACAAAAGACGAGTAGAATAGCCACTCATACTGATAACTAGAGAGGCTAAAACTATAGGGAATCAATTTTGTTATTGTTCTTTGCATCGTAAGTAAAAGGGATTGTGCTTGATTTCCTCCCTAACCCCCATACATTTAGACAAGAGTGAAATATTGCAGGATCAGTGTCTATGTTTGTATACGGCAATGGGAGCCAGGCAGGCAGCCCCTTGCACCTGTGCACAGTCCCAGTGAGGTCAGCAAGGCTCAGCATAGGGGTTGTCCCACACAGCAAAAGTAATGTGTGTACACATGTAATGTATGGTGGTATGGTATAACCTCTGTAccatgaaattaaattaaaaggtaaaactgataaaataaatacttttttgcGTAACGTATTAGTTACCTTGTTGCAATGaatttcagaagttttttttgAGGATACAAAAAAGTATTTGATATTTATATGAATGAAAAAATATGCAGTTATACGGGCTAGAATTAAAATCTGATTTGGTCTGATTGCTATTTTCTGTGTAAACAGCAGTGCAAATTAATATTAACCTGCCCCTGAAGGGAAAGGACTGCTTAGGGTTTATAGgtattaaatgttttttaaaacaagcattGCTTTGTAGGTCATGAGTACTACATAGTGTAAATTACATTGATAGTGGTTGTAGTAGAGACAGACATGATATAGTAAAACCTATATTTGCCCACCCACTGAGGAAAACAGGCAAAACACACACCAGGAGCCCCGCAACTGCATCTTGTGTCTCTGCTATTTGCATAATCCTCTGCAAAAGTGAGATTATTTTTTGTGAATTATTTCAGAGCGCAGACAGACCATGCTTTTTTCTGCTACACAAACCCGAAAGGTTGAAGACCTGGCTAAGATATCGCTGAAAAAGGAGCCACTGTATGTTGGGGTTGATGATAACAAAGAAACAGCAACAGTAGATGGTCTTGAACAGGTAAAGTTAAGCAGATATACTAGTAAAAATAGATGTAATATGTGCACAAACTACttttaaacattgatttttatgTGCATTCTATAAATGTAAAGTATAGTCTTAAAGTTAAGGTGGCCTTTGGTCATCCTGGTTGGACAACTGCTAGTAGATTGATTAAATCTCTCTGGCATTAGCCACTTATAAGGAATTATTTACATTTAGTAGATGTTGCAAGATAAGCAATACCAACAGCTTTGGAATTAGAGCTTCAATTCACAATCTCTTCAATATTGTGAGGTGAGGAGGGCTGCTGCAGAATTACAGGTTGTTACATCACCTTTCCATAGATGCCAAAGACTGGATCAGTAgcag encodes:
- the DDX18 gene encoding ATP-dependent RNA helicase DDX18 isoform X1 encodes the protein MPTCGGAAGLSDRRGMAAAAGNLPMRLLRRKIHKRNLKLRQRNLALQGAGPPAEARSVDPSEETTHNVIAEESVEELKVKNVKQPQLIANGEVAAEAKHSESKKKKKKRQMINTEEGTETKKAKTEEQASADMEDAKDSKDPEVEENNEDPEEIEVMDEDAEEPSLPLGVTGAFEDTSFASLSDLVSENTLKGITDMGFTHMTEIQHKSIKPLLEGRDILAAAKTGSGKTLAFLIPAIELIYKLRFMPRNGTGVLILSPTRELAMQTYGVLKELMTHHVHTYGLIMGGSNRSAEAQKLANGINIIVATPGRLLDHMQNTPGFMFKNLQCLVIDEADRILEVGFEEEMKQIIKLLPKRRQTMLFSATQTRKVEDLAKISLKKEPLYVGVDDNKETATVDGLEQGYVVCPSEKRFLLLFTFLKKNRKKKLMVFFSSCMSVKYHYELLNYIDLPVMAIHGKQKQTKRTTTFFQFCNADSGILLCTDVAARGLDIPEVDWIVQYDPPDDPKEYIHRVGRTARGINGRGHALLILRPEELGFLRYLKQARVPLSEFEFSWSKISDIQSQLEKLIEKNYFLHKSAQEAYKAYIRAYDSHSLKQIYNVNNLDLPKVSLSFGFKVPPFVDLNVNSSQGRRLQKRGGGGGFGYQKSKNVHKSKIFKHVNKKKSDSRQFSR
- the DDX18 gene encoding ATP-dependent RNA helicase DDX18 isoform X2 — encoded protein: MPTCGGAAGLSDRRGMAAAAGNLPMRLLRRKIHKRNLKLRQRNLALQGAGPPEARSVDPSEETTHNVIAEESVEELKVKNVKQPQLIANGEVAAEAKHSESKKKKKKRQMINTEEGTETKKAKTEEQASADMEDAKDSKDPEVEENNEDPEEIEVMDEDAEEPSLPLGVTGAFEDTSFASLSDLVSENTLKGITDMGFTHMTEIQHKSIKPLLEGRDILAAAKTGSGKTLAFLIPAIELIYKLRFMPRNGTGVLILSPTRELAMQTYGVLKELMTHHVHTYGLIMGGSNRSAEAQKLANGINIIVATPGRLLDHMQNTPGFMFKNLQCLVIDEADRILEVGFEEEMKQIIKLLPKRRQTMLFSATQTRKVEDLAKISLKKEPLYVGVDDNKETATVDGLEQGYVVCPSEKRFLLLFTFLKKNRKKKLMVFFSSCMSVKYHYELLNYIDLPVMAIHGKQKQTKRTTTFFQFCNADSGILLCTDVAARGLDIPEVDWIVQYDPPDDPKEYIHRVGRTARGINGRGHALLILRPEELGFLRYLKQARVPLSEFEFSWSKISDIQSQLEKLIEKNYFLHKSAQEAYKAYIRAYDSHSLKQIYNVNNLDLPKVSLSFGFKVPPFVDLNVNSSQGRRLQKRGGGGGFGYQKSKNVHKSKIFKHVNKKKSDSRQFSR